In the Candidatus Marinimicrobia bacterium CG08_land_8_20_14_0_20_45_22 genome, TTTTTACGCCATTATGTTTGGTGTGTAATCAACGTCTGGAAAATCACAAAGCTGTCGTTTGCGATGAATGCTGGAATAAACTTCAGCCAATCCCGCTGGGAAGGAGTATCCGTAGGAATTTCTCAGAAAATCTGGATGTTGTTATGTCGGTATTTGCTTTTGACGAACTGTTTCAAAAGATCGTACACGCTTTGAAATATCAGGGTAAACAGTCGATTGGAGTGGAACTCGGAGTTCGAATGAGTGGATTTCTTCATTTAGAAAATATTGATGTATTTTCTGCTGTTTTAACGCCAATTCCGCTTCATCCGATTAAAATGAGAGAGCGCGGGTATAATCAGTCCGATTTGATTTCAGCCGGTCTAAGTCAAGTTCTCGAGATTCCTGTTAACACGGGAATTCTTCGGCGCATTAAAAATACACAGACTCAGACAAAACTGAATGCAATTGAGCGGAGAGAGAACATGGAGGCGGCGTTCGGAATTGGAAAACGCTTTGATAAAGATGGAATTGAGACGGTCATTTTGGTGGACGATGTATTCACGACTGGATCGACGATGAACGCCGCGGCGCAGGTTTTACGGGAAGGTGGAATGAAAAAAATTATCGGAATTACTGCCGCGGCGGCAGAGTAATCCCATTTTTCTATAATTTTCTCTTGAATTAATTAGCAGAGAAAATTAAACTCTTAGGTTATTTATCAACATGTAACAACTAGTAGGTGAAATATGGCAAGATTGACAATTGATGATCTCAAAGTAGAAGGCAAGCGGGTGTTGATCCGCGTCGATTTCAACGTTCCGTTGGACAAGAGTCAGAACATTACAGACGATTTCCGAATTCGGGCGGCTTTACCGACGATCCAAAAGTTGCTCGCCGGTGGTGCGCGGGTTATTTTGATGTCGCATCTCGGCAGACCGAAAGGGAAAAAAACGCCGGAATTTAGTCTAAAACCCGTCGCGGAACGCCTTCAGAAATATCTCAGAAACAAAGTGTATTTTTCGCCGGACTGCATCGGCATCGAAGTGAAAAGTTTGGTTAATTCGCTTCAAAACGGCGAAGTCCTGCTTTTGGAAAACCTTCGTTTTTATGCCGAAGAGGAGAAAAACGACCCCGATTTTTCCGCAAAACTTGCTGATCTGGCTGACATCTACGTCAACGACGCTTTTGGAACAAGTCACCGGGCGCATGCTTCGACGGCTGGGATTTGCCAGTATATTCCGCAAAGAGCCGCCGGATATTTATTAGAGAAGGAATTGCATTATCTTCATGATTATCTGGAAAATCCAGCGAAACCCTATACTGCGGTTTTGGGCGGTGCGAAAGTGACTGGAAAGATCGAAATCATCGAACGGTTGTTTGGGAAGGTGGATAACATCCTGATCGGTGGCGGAATGGCATACACTTTTCTAAAAGCGCTGGGTTATGAGATCGGGAAATCGCTTCTTGAAGTAGATAAAATTGCGTTAGCAAAAGAGATACTCGAAAAAGCAAAAAAGTTCGGTTGTCAGATTATTCTTCCAAAGGATGTCGTGATTGCGGATGAGGTAAGTGAAACTGCTTCCTGCGAAGTCGTTTCGATTGATAAAATTCCAGAAGACAAGATGGGAGTTGACATTGGACCTGAGACTTCGGTTATATTTTCGGAAGTCATCGAAAAGAGCAAGACCGTTTTATGGAATGGTCCAGTTGGGGTCTTCGAAATGAAGAAATTTTCCACCGGAACCGAAACTATCGCTCGCAAATTGGCTGAGATTACTAAAAAAGGCGCTGTTACCGTTGTTGGCGGCGGAGATTCTGCTTCAGCGATGGAGAAATTCGGATTGATGGATAAAGTAACGCATGTTTCTACTGGCGGAGGCGCTTCGCTCGAACTTTTAAGTGGTATGGAACTGATTCCGGTAACATTAATTTCAAACAAATAAAGGAACTATGAAAAAATATATTGTCGCAGCAAACTGGAAAATGAATAAAGATGTTCAATCTTCAGCCGATTTTGCCGTTATCTTGTCGAAAAACCTGTTGAAACTTAAGCGAACTGATGTTATATTATGCCCGCCATTTACGTCGCTTTTTCACATCAGTGAAATGTTAAAGATCACTTCCTTAAAACTCGGCGGTCAGAATATGTATTTCGAGAAATCCGGTGCATTCACTGGGGAAATTTCCGGAAGCATGTTGAAATCTGCAGGATGTCAATACGTGATTTTAGGGCATTCCGAAAGGCGTCATATCTTCAATGAATCCGACGAGTTGATTCAAAAGAAAATGACAGCCGCGCTGGAGATCGGGCTAAAACCCATTCTTTGTTTGGGCGAAAAACTCGAAGAACGTCAAGCGGGTGCGACACATAACGTGCTTGAAAGACAGTTTAAAGGTGCGTTCTCGGCCGTTTCGGACGACCAACTGAAGTCTTGTGTGATCGCCTATGAACCCGTTTGGGCAATCGGAACCGGAATTGTTGCAACTCCGGAACAAGCCTCGGAAGCGCATCAGTTTATCCGCCAATTGCTGAAAAATCAGTATGGTTCAGAGAATGCAGGAACGATGACGATTCTGTACGGTGGAAGTGTCAAACCGTCTAATGCGAAAACCTTAATTGAGGCAAAGGATATTGACGGTTTTTTAGTCGGCGGCGCAAGTTTGGTGGAACAGGATTTTGTCGGAATTTCCGAGATTGTTGAAAGATATTTAGTAGAGAAGGAGAAATAGTGTATACCCTTTTTATTGTCATTTTTGTTATTGTTTCGATTTTACTGACATTAGCGATTTTGATGCAATCCAGCAAAGGAGATGCTCTTTCTGGAACGTTTGGAAGTTTCGGCGGCTCAGGGTCTTTGTTCGGCGGTCGTGGAGCCGTAACGTTTTTATCGAAAGTGACAACAGGTCTGGCCGTTGCGTTTATGGTTCTTTCAGTCCTGATCAGTTTTCTATCGATTCCAAAAGGCGAACCAACCAGCATCATCAAACAGGAAGCGGATAGAAAAACCGTTCCCTCTGCCACTCTCTCAGTTCCTCAGGGTAGTATGGAGCAAGGAGAAGCGCCTGTGACACCGACCGGGAATTAAATCGGAAGTCGATGTTCTTTCTTAATCGTCTTAAGCCGAGGTGGTGGAATTGGTAGACACGCATGGTTGAGGGCCATGTGGGCGATAGCCTGTACGGGTTCGACTCCC is a window encoding:
- a CDS encoding triose-phosphate isomerase, with product MKKYIVAANWKMNKDVQSSADFAVILSKNLLKLKRTDVILCPPFTSLFHISEMLKITSLKLGGQNMYFEKSGAFTGEISGSMLKSAGCQYVILGHSERRHIFNESDELIQKKMTAALEIGLKPILCLGEKLEERQAGATHNVLERQFKGAFSAVSDDQLKSCVIAYEPVWAIGTGIVATPEQASEAHQFIRQLLKNQYGSENAGTMTILYGGSVKPSNAKTLIEAKDIDGFLVGGASLVEQDFVGISEIVERYLVEKEK
- the secG gene encoding preprotein translocase subunit SecG; protein product: MFSREGEIVYTLFIVIFVIVSILLTLAILMQSSKGDALSGTFGSFGGSGSLFGGRGAVTFLSKVTTGLAVAFMVLSVLISFLSIPKGEPTSIIKQEADRKTVPSATLSVPQGSMEQGEAPVTPTGN
- the pgk gene encoding phosphoglycerate kinase encodes the protein MARLTIDDLKVEGKRVLIRVDFNVPLDKSQNITDDFRIRAALPTIQKLLAGGARVILMSHLGRPKGKKTPEFSLKPVAERLQKYLRNKVYFSPDCIGIEVKSLVNSLQNGEVLLLENLRFYAEEEKNDPDFSAKLADLADIYVNDAFGTSHRAHASTAGICQYIPQRAAGYLLEKELHYLHDYLENPAKPYTAVLGGAKVTGKIEIIERLFGKVDNILIGGGMAYTFLKALGYEIGKSLLEVDKIALAKEILEKAKKFGCQIILPKDVVIADEVSETASCEVVSIDKIPEDKMGVDIGPETSVIFSEVIEKSKTVLWNGPVGVFEMKKFSTGTETIARKLAEITKKGAVTVVGGGDSASAMEKFGLMDKVTHVSTGGGASLELLSGMELIPVTLISNK